One Trichoderma asperellum chromosome 5, complete sequence genomic region harbors:
- the SPG1 gene encoding septum-promoting GTP-binding protein 1 (BUSCO:EOG092D3YIQ): MDLSQQQDFLPSHDADMSQGPDETMGGFDGASDAAHSNGYHHHHQQTPSLDNSLSGSVRHDEDSPSRQTPPVAGPSSLSRPASGLSNPAPASYNDYRPNSGDQANGRNHVVIKVGMVGDAQIGKTSLMVKYVEGSWDEDYIQTLGVNFMEKTISIRNTEITFSIWDLGGQREFVNMLPLVCNDAVAILFMFDLTRKSTLNSIKEWYRQGRGFNKTAIPVLVGTKYDHFVNFPIQDQEEISNQARRFAKAMRASLIFSSTSHSINVQKIFKIVLSKAFDLKCTIPEIENVGEPLLLYQSV; the protein is encoded by the exons ATGGATCTCTCCCAGCAGCAAGACTTCCTCCCCTCACACGACGCCGACATGAGCCAGGGCCCCGACGAGACCATGGGCGGCTTCGACGGCGCATCCGACGCCGCGCACAGCAACggctaccaccaccaccaccagcagacCCCGTCGCTCGACAACAGCCTCTCCGGCAGCGTCAGGCACGACGAAGACTCGCCCAGCCGGCAGACACCGCCCGTCGCAGGCCCCTCGTCGCTCTCGAGACCGGCCAGCGGCCTGTCAAACCCGGCGCCTGCGTCGTACAACGACTACCGGCCCAATTCTGGCGACCAGGCCAACGGACGCAACCACGTGGTCATCAAAGTCGGCATGGTGGGCGATGCGCAGATTGGCAAGACGTCGCTCATGGTCAAGTACGTCGAGGGCAGCTGGGACGAGGACTATATCCAGACGCTGGGCGTCAACTTTATGGAGAAGACCATTTCCATCCGCAACACCGAAATCACCTTTTCCATCTGGGACCTGGGCGGCCAGCGCGAGTTTGTCAACATGCTGCCGCTGGTCTGCAACGACGCCGTCGCCATCCTCTTCATGTTCGACCTGACACGCAAGAGCACgctcaacagcatcaaggAGTGGTATCGCCAGGGTCGCGGATTCAACAAGACGGCTATCCCCGTCTTGGTCGGCACCAAGTACGACCACTTTGTCAACTTTCCCATCCAGGACCAGGAGGAAATTTCTAATCAG GCGAGACGGTTTGCCAAAGCTATGCGCGCGTCATTGATCTTCTCAAGTACAAGCCACAGCATCAACGTACAAAAG ATTTTCAAAATTGTTCTTTCCAAAGCATTTGATCTCAAATGCACCATTCCCGAAATCGAAAATGTTGGCgagcctttattattatatcaGTCTGTCTGA
- a CDS encoding uncharacterized protein (EggNog:ENOG41~TransMembrane:1 (o237-258i)) has protein sequence MGGVPSIPTDKTRTVQVIGAGYSRTGTVSMSLALEKLLDGPVLHGGTQLLGREDAYAKLWCDIFANRHNKPILMKLLRQATAGFVAVTDNPAICFVTELAELYPDAKVVLVERDPDRWWSSIMTLTKQGSVNGSWRLFTTLLWPCPTWRWAGVWIRGIQQCDEERLGEPFSRDSLSIYNNWVRKNIASERLLTMELKQGWEPLAKFLGKPVPDEPFPRANDSEAMQQFAQKMIRTAMLVWVGILAGAGTAAWMGFAAWKRW, from the exons ATGGGCGGAGTGCCGTCCATCCCCACCGACAAGACGCGGACCGTGCAGGTCATCGGCGCCGGCTACTCGCGCACCGGCACCGTGTCCATGTCGCTGgccttggagaagctgcttgaCGGGCCGGTGCTGCACGGCGGCAcgcagctgctgggcagaGAGGACG CATATGCCAAGCTCTGGTGCGACATCTTCGCCAACCGCCACAACAAGCCCATCCTGATGAAGCTCCTCCGCCAGGCCACCGCCGGCTTCGTCGCCGTCACCGACAACCCCGCCATCTGCTTCGTCACCGAGCTGGCCGAGCTCTATCCCGATGCCAAGGTGGTGCTTGTAGAGCGCGACCCCGACCGCTGGTGGAGCAGCATCATGACCTTGACGAAGCAGGGCAGCGTCAACGGGTCGTGGCGGCTGTTCACAACGTTGCTCTGGCCGTGCCCGACGTGGCGATGGGCGGGTGTTTGGATACGCGGGATTCAGCAatg TGACGAGGAGCGTTTGGGGGAGCCATTCTCTCGAG ATTCTCTGTCCATATACAACAACTGGGTCCGCAAAAACATCGCCTCAGAGAGGCTGCTCACCATGGAGCTCAAGCAGGGCTGGGAGCCGCTGGCCAAGTTTCTCGGCAAGCCAGTTCCCGACGAGCCGTTTCCTCGCGCCAACGACAGCGAAGCCATGCAGCAGTTTGCGCAAAAGATGATTCGCACGGCGATGCTTGTCTGGGTGGGCATTTTGGCGGGTGCAGGGACGGCGGCGTGGATGGGGTTTGCGGCGTGGAAGAGATGGTGA
- a CDS encoding uncharacterized protein (TransMembrane:6 (i58-80o115-135i147-168o223-241i253-275o281-299i)), translating to MALFGRRARSPSRAAAPAADNTTTTTTTTRRGWGFGRGGHGSRHQAYSMHTRPSFGQWLKFTWLDILTMVAMGAIGLGIYEAKPAPTRSFPVTFSDGEIVWPEFGYPYRKEIVPIWLAAFLASIIPIAVILVMQIRIRSFWDVNNGVLGLLYSLISAAVFQVFCKWLIGGLRPHFLDVCKPDMSRVTTQGLDRAGFQQIYFTRDICTGDPDQIDDSLESFPSGHTTAAFAGFVFLYLYLNAKLKVFSNYHPAMWKLIVLYAPILGAVLIGGALTIDEFHNWYDVVAGAIIGTAMAFSGYRMTYAAIWDWRFNHIPLNRGVAFPYAVGNGDLFGATFTRRVGWGSESFAGGGVGAAGAGVSNGKMEPSNGYGHHGNGYHNGVGGVNGYHNGVGGVNGYHNGAGGVSGVNGEYANPTVPRRAVGGTTHAHGDQMV from the exons ATGGCTCTCTTTGGACGCAGAGCTCGGTCCCCGTCGAGGGCCGCTGCTCCAGCCGCCGACAatacgacgacgacgacgacgacgacgcgaCGAGGCTGGGGATTTGGCCGTGGTGGCCATGGGAGCCGTCACCAGGCGTACTCGATGCACACGCGGCCCAGCTTTGGCCAGTGGCTCAAGTTTACCTGGCTGGATATCTTGACCATGGTGGCTATGGGAGCTATTGGTCTTGGT ATTTACGAGGCCAAACCTGCACCGACTCGATCGTTCCCCGTTACCTTCTCCGATGGCGAGATTGTCTGGCCCGAGTTTGGCTATCCCTATCGCAAAGAGATTGTCCCCATCTGGTTGGCCGCTTTTCTCGCCTCCATCATCCCCATTGCGGTCATCCTGGTTATGCAGATCCGCATCCGCTCATTCTGGGATGTCAACAACGGCGTCCTTGGCCTCTTGTATTCCCTCATTTCTGCCGCCGTATTCCAGGTGTTTTGCAAATGGCTCATCGGCGGTCTTCGGCCTCACTTCCTGGACGTGTGCAAGCCGGACATGAGCCGTGTCACCACCCAGGGCCTAGACAGGGCCGGGTTCCAGCAGATTTACTTTACACGGGACATTTGCACCGGAGACCCAGATCAGATTGACGACAGCCTGGAGTCGTTCCCCAGCGGCCATACGACGGCCGCCTTTGCAggcttcgtcttcctctaccTGTACCTCaacgccaagctcaaggtctTCTCCAACTACCACCCCGCCATGTGGAAGCTCATTGTGCTCTACGCGCCCATCCTCGGCGCGGTGCTCATCGGCGGCGCGCTCACCATTGACGAGTTCCACAACTGGTACGACGTGGTGGCCGGCGCCATCATCGGCACGGCCATGGCCTTTTCGGGGTACCGCATGACGTACGCGGCCATCTGGGACTGGCGCTTCAACCACATCCCGCTGAACCGGGGCGTGGCGTTTCCCTACGCGGTTGGCAATGGGGATTTGTTTGGGGCGACGTTTACGAGGCGCGTGGGGTGGGGGAGTGAGAGCTTTGCGGGGGGTGGAGTTGGTGCTGCCGGTGCTGGAGTTAGTAATGGGAAGATGGAGCCGTCGAATGGATATGGACACCATGGGAATGGATATCATAACGGTGTTGGTGGAGTGAATGGATATCATAATGGTGTTGGTGGAGTGAATGGATATCATAATGGTGCTGGAGGTGTCAGTGGAGTGAATGGCGAGTATGCGAACCCGACGGTGCCTCGGCGGGCGGTTGGGGGCACGACGCATGCTCATGGAGACCAGATGGTGTAG